A part of Desulfomicrobium baculatum DSM 4028 genomic DNA contains:
- a CDS encoding class I SAM-dependent methyltransferase, producing the protein MHEKKFDPKKLEKLNNPLRLQDIPPAYIWNKLNRPKADVLLEIGAGTAFFSVAFLQHAKPSKMYACDVSEVMLNWMHENIVPNFPGIIPVQSEENSIPLDDEIADVVFTINLHHELDNPTLLLAEAFRTLKPSGTVFIVDWKKQSMAEGPPTEIRCAPEQVMEQLLNAGFKNVNVFDELPKHFLLVGEKDGQSI; encoded by the coding sequence GTGCACGAAAAAAAATTCGATCCCAAAAAACTGGAAAAACTGAACAACCCTTTGCGGCTCCAGGACATCCCGCCAGCCTATATCTGGAACAAGCTGAACAGACCCAAAGCAGACGTGCTTCTCGAAATAGGCGCAGGAACGGCCTTTTTCAGCGTGGCCTTTCTTCAGCACGCCAAGCCTTCTAAAATGTATGCCTGCGATGTGTCCGAGGTGATGCTCAACTGGATGCATGAAAACATCGTTCCAAATTTTCCAGGAATCATCCCGGTCCAAAGCGAGGAGAACTCGATTCCCCTGGACGACGAAATCGCCGACGTCGTGTTTACGATCAATCTTCATCATGAACTGGACAACCCGACCCTGCTACTTGCGGAGGCGTTCAGAACATTGAAGCCCAGCGGGACCGTTTTCATCGTCGATTGGAAAAAGCAGAGCATGGCCGAGGGTCCGCCAACGGAAATCAGATGCGCGCCTGAACAGGTCATGGAACAACTGCTCAATGCCGGTTTCAAGAACGTGAATGTATTTGACGAATTGCCGAAGCATTTCCTGCTGGTCGGCGAGAAGGATGGTCAAAGCATTTAG